The Mobula hypostoma chromosome 9, sMobHyp1.1, whole genome shotgun sequence genomic sequence TTACTGCTTTGTTCTAATTGACATTGTCTGATGACGGGGCTGCCAATCGTGTCGGAACAAAGTCTAAAACACAACAGGTCCTGATCCACTTTGACCATTTATATTCTACAATAAATCAGTTTCAGATTCTGAGTAATCATGAGTGCAATACACTTCAATACTCTTCAATAGTTCTTCCAGAGTTTTGGagagtaggtggggggggggggtgatgtttcCACTAATTGGAGTGTCTGGAACCAGGGATCATAGTCTCATAGTAACAGGTTATACATTCAGAACTGAGAAGAGAATAAATCTCCTcaccaagaagaaaagaaaagcttacgaaaggttcaagaaaactaggtaatgatagagatctagaagattataaggccagcaggaaggaggaaggagtttaagaatgaaattaggagaatgaAACCCTGagtatgtgaagggcaagaggataagatgtgaaagaataggaccaatcaagtgtgacagtggaaaagtgtgtatggaaccggaggagatagcagaggtacttagtgaatacttcacttcagtattcactacagaaaaggatcttggcgattgtagggatgacttacagcggattgaaaagcttgagcatgtacgagtagatattaaggaagaggatgtgctggagcttttggaaagcatcaaattggataagttaccgggaccggacgagatgtaccccaggctactgtggaaggcgagggaggagattgctgaacctctggcaatgatctttgtatcaccaatgaggacgggagaggttccggaggattggaaggttgcagatgttgttcccttattcaagaaagggaatagagatagcccaggaaactatacaccagtgagtcttactttagtgcttggtaagttgatggagaagatcctgagaggcaggatttatgaacaattggagaggcataatatgattaggaatagtcagcatagttttgtcaAAAGACCATAGTTTTATCAAaagtaggtcgtgccttacgagcctgattgaattttttgaggatgtgactaaatacattgatgaaggtagagtagtagatgtagtgtatatggatttcagcaaggcatttgataaagtaccccatgcaaggcttattgagaaagtatggacacatgggacccaaggggacattgctttgtggatccagaactggcttgcccacagaaggcaaagagtggctgtagatgggtcatattctgcatggaggacggtgaccagtggtgtgcctcagggatctgttctgggaccccttctctttgtgatttttataaatgacttggatgaggaggtggagggataagttagtaaatttgctgatgacacaaaggttgggggtgttgtggatagtgtggagggctgtcaaaggttacagcgggacagcgatcggatgcaaaactgggctgagaagtggcagatggagttcaacccagataagtgtgaggtggttcattttggtaggtcaaatatgatggcagaatatagtattaatggaaagacccttggcagtgtggaggatcagagggatcttggggtccgagtccataggacactcaaagctgctgcgcaggttgactctgtggttaagaagccatacggtgcattggccttcatcaaccacgagattgagtttaggagctgagaggtaatgttgcagctatataggatcctggtcagaccccacttggagtactgtgctcagttctggttgcctcactacaggaaggatgtggaaaccataggaagggtgcagaggagatttacaaggatgttgcctggattggggagcatgccttacgagaataggttgagtggactcggccttttctccttggagcgttggaggatgagaggtgacctgatagaggtgtgtaagatgataagaggcattgatcgtgtggatagtcagaggctttttcccagggctgaaatagctaacatgagaaggcacagttttaaggtgcttggaagtaggtacagaggtgatgtcaggggtaagtttttttacgcagagtggtgagtgcgtggaatgggctgccggtgacaatggtggaggcggatacgataaggtcttttaagagactcctcgataggcacatggagcttagagaaatagagggctatggataaccctaggtaatttctaaagtaagtacatgttcagcacagttttgtgggctgaagggcctgtattgtgttgtaggttttctatttttctaagacagaatgaatctttggaattcccaGTGAAGGCTTAGTCACTGAATATATGTAGGTGGAGGTCAGTACACTTTTAGATATTAAAGGAAACCTTGACCATGTCATTAGTACAAGAAAGTAGTGCTTACGTAAAAAATGTGTCagccataattttatttttatccaAAGATAAACTTTATTCAAAAAAATATATGTTTAAAAACATATTTCTCTTGACACCTGTTCAGTCTATGCATTCACAGTGTTACATTGATCGTATTTGCACATTTGTGTACCAAACACCATTGCTACTCATGAGGCCTCCTGTGATAGGTAATGCAAACTTCAAGTGTATGAGAGGCTTCAGCTTCTGATCTAGCCCCTCAGTGTTTAAAGGTGGAAGGATCTTAATGTGTTGTTCTTCCCCACTTTCGTGATGGCTACACCAAGTCTTAGTGTGTCCCTTGGCATGTAGCTCCTGCAGCCTGCAATGTGCCAGGGAACAGCTTTCTCTTGTGGTCATCTCATtgtgctggaagaccaacaaACCTCGGGCAGGCCAAAGGGCATCTTTTACCGAGTTACGCCGAGCCGAGCCGAACTGGAAAGGTCAGGTGGGGGCTGAATCGGGGCGACAGGGCTCGGGCTGGAGAGCACACTGAGGTGACAGGGCCGGGTCCGAGAGCACACTGAGGCGACAGGGCTCGGGTCCGAGAGCACACTGAAGTGACAGGGCTCGGGCTGGAGAGCACACTGAGGAGACAGGGTTCGGGCTGGAGAACACACTGACGCGACAGGGCTCGGGCTGGAGAACACACTGACGCGACAGGGCTCAGGTCCGAGAGCACACTGAGGTGACAGGGCTCGGGCTGGACAGCACACTGAGGCACCAGGGCTCGGGCTGGAGAGCATACTGAGGTGACAGGGCTCGGGTCCGAGAGCACACTGACGCGACAGGGCTCGGGCTGGACAGCACACTGAGGCACCAGGGCTCGGGCTGGAGAGCACACTGAGGCGACAGGGCTCGGGCTGGAGAGCACACTGAGGAGACAGGGCTCGGGCTGGACAGCACACTGAGGCGACAGGGCTCGGGCTGGAGAGCACACTGAGGCGACAGGGCTCGGGCTGGACAGCACACTGAGGCGACAGGGCTTGGGCTGGAGAGCACACTGAGGCGACAGGGCTCGGGCTGGACAGCACACTGAGGCACCAGGGCTCGGGTCCGAGAGCACGCTGAGGCGACAGGGCTCGGGCTGGAGAGCATACTGAGGTGACAGGGCTCGGGCTGGAGAGCACACTGAAGTGACAGGGCTCGGGCTGGAGAGCATACTGAGGTGAAAGGGCTCGGGTCCGAGAGCACACTGAGGCACCAGGGCTCGGGCTGGAGAGCACACTGAGGTGAAAGGGCTCGGGTCCGAGAGCACACTGAGGCGACAGGGCTCGGGCTGGACAGCACACTGAGGCACCAGGGCTCGGGCTGGAGAGCACACTGAGGCGACAGGGCTCGGGTCCGAGAGCATACTGAGGCAACAGGGCTCGGGCTGGAGAACACACTGAGGCGACAGGGCTCGGGTCCGAGAGCACACTGAGGCGACAGGGCTTGGGCTGGAGAACACACTGAGGCGACAGGGCTCGGGTCCGAGACCACACTGAGGCGACAGGGCTCGGGCTGGAGAGCACACTGAGGTGACAGGGCTCGGGCTGGAGAACACACTGAGGGGACAGGGCTCAGGCTGGAGAGCACACTGAGGTGACAGGGCTCGGGCTGGAGAACACACTGAGGTGACAGGGCTCGGGCTGGAGAGCACACTGAGGTGACAGGGCTCGGGTCCGAGAGCACACTGAGGTGACAGGGCTCAGGCTGGAGAGCACACTGAGGCGACAGGGCTCGGGCTGGAGAGCACACTGAGGTGACAGGGCTCAGGCTGGAGAACACACTGAGGCGACAGGGCTCGGGTCCGAGAGCACACTGAGGCGACAGGGCTCGGGCTGGAGAGCACACTGAGGCGACAGGGCTCAGGCTGGAGAACACACTGAGGCGACAGGGCTTGGGTCCGAGAGCACACTGAGGTGACAGGGCTCGGGCTGGAGAGCACACTGAGGTGACAGGGCTCGGGCTGGAGAGCACACTGAGGTGACAGGGCTCGGGCTGGAGAACACACTGAGGGGACAGGGCTCAGGCTGGAGAGCACACTGAGGCGACAGGGCTCGGGCTGGACAACACACTGAGGTGACAGGGCTCGGGCTGGAGAGCACACTGAGGCGACAGGGCTCGGGCTGGAGAGCACACTGAGGCAACAGGGCTCGGGCTGGAGAGCACACTGAGGTAATAGAACTCGGGTCCGAGAGCAAGTAATGACTGAGATTTGGACAATTTTAGCACAGATTGCAAAGATCAGGGTGCTGAGGACAGAGGCGAGAGAAGGGCCAGCTCAGCTCACTGCCCTGGGAGGTTTACTTCTCTCtctactgaactgaggctgtggcctgcaactaatgggctttGAATCCGTTCTGAATTTATGTTCCTGAACATCAGTTATGAATGCTAATTAAAGCTTGCCTGATTAatttctttctctgcacattgggtgttcgacaGTCTTCTTTCATTTTAATGGGctctactgggtttctttgttttgaggctgtctATAAGGGGATGAGTCTCAAGGTTATTTAAAGAGTacacactctgataataaatgtactttgaaccagtAGTCCTAGGAACAGCCGGAAGTCCATTGTCACAGATCTCCTTGGGATAAACTGCAACAAGGCAACCTGCATCCTTCTCCAGACCTTCTTTGCAAATGTGCAACCATCTCTAAACCTCATTGTAGCTATCGCCAGGGCAGTGCGGGGTCAGACTGAGACTCTGTGCAAGAAGGTTCAGccaggatctcattgaatgggATGCATGAGGGGCTTCATGGATTCACGGCTGATTTTATTTAAACATTTCCAAAAATATTCGTCCACCAACATGCATCATGTCAAGACTAAACTAACCCTAACTAATATCATTAGCGGAAATGACTCCTCTCTCACTGTTATTATGTCCAGAGCTGTGGAGGTCAGCCAGCAGTGGGACCATGTGTTACACACTACAGAAGGCCAAGATCCCACAACAGCTTATTGAAAGGTTGCTATACACTACAATTCTAAAGTATACATTTACTTCAAGGGAGATGAACTGTGCAGTGCAAATTAACTGCAGCTTACATCCCCTGCTCAATCTCTCTATTTTCTCTGTTCATCAGGTATTTCTGAATGAGGTTTAAAAAATATTCATCCTTTCAGATTGCTGATGTTTCTGGAAAGTGCATACTCTTATCACAtcttgtcatttcttaatgcattcaaAACTTTTCCCAACCTAATATCCATCAGCCATACCATAGGACCAAAAAAATCACTGATGGACAGAAATTTTTGATTTGTATGGAATGAGTTATTGGTAAAAACACAACTTACTGCagcaaatcacaaacacaagaaattctgcatttGCCGGAAACAGGCAACTTACTGCAGGATTGTGTCAAACTGCTGCAATGCCATGAGTTGTCTCTTGGTGGCAGTGCTGACACGAGATCCCACGGAACCATAAGATGCTGCCAGCAGTGTTGTGAAGTCAAAATGCAAACACCTTACTACCCAGTATTTCAACTctgttatttttttctgtattggTTTAATTTAAATTAATGATGATATGAATTTATAAAATGGAGTAACATGAAAACACGCAACAGAAAAACACTTATGCTCAAAAGATCAGGCAGGAAGAACATTTTAGTATACATAAAGCCGAGGCCTTGTCAATGGATCAGTCATTTACACAGCAGGACTGCTACGCGCATTATCTGGGTCAGTTGGAAAGAAAAGGTTTCTATTTATATAGAACCTTTCATGGGTTCAGGGCATCCCCAGATAGTTAAGCAGAAATACTGTAGTCATTATTATAATGTAGGGAATTGCAGCAAATAATTTACGCATGACAAGATTTCAAAATTGAAAATTGATAAAATCAtgtttgttttaaatattttggCCAGGAATGGATTTTGGCCATTGCATCCACCCAGTCCTTCAAAAACAGGCTAGGGATCTTCAACATTCATCTATAGTGTGGACAATAGGCTTCAGTTTAACATTTCTAGGGGCTGATAACACTTCCAATAGCATCGGACTTGAACCCAGGAGTTTCTGTTCCAGAGACGAGAGAAGTACCATTGAACTAAAATTGACATTATTCCTTAACAAACTTCAATCATGAACCAGGAAGACTGATCAACACGTTTCATGACTCGGTCAGTTCGTCCCTTATAGAGTAACttgcagtagtgtagcagttagcgtgggttcaattcctgctgctgtctgtacattctccccgtgaccatgtgggtttcttccgggctCTCCGGTTCCCATCCACCTTCCAGAGGCATAGGGttagcaggttaactggtcacatgggtgtaattgggcggcagagattcagtgggccagaaggaccCGTAACGGCACTGTATCTTTaactaaaaattatattaaaaaaaaattaaaagttcCATTCAGTAGGTCTACTGCTTCAACTGGCACAGCAGAAAAGGGCAAACAGATTTGGTGATTCGGTGATGCACTGATCTGCCCATCGAGAAGGCATATGTGAATGAAAGTATACAACCAAACTATAACAGCCACcatggaggaaaaaaaaacttcaaataGACAGAAAATCTGTTACTTATACTCAATGAGATTGTGATATTCTCTCTACTTTTAACACTTGTAGAGCTGTGAATCCAACAAGCAAGCTTTCCTGTGAGTGTTTCCAGGGCACAGACTCAGCTTTTCCCTTAGAGAGTCTATAGAAAACGCAAGAAGAGAAAATTAAAGGCTGTCAGTCTGACAGAATTGCATGAGCTTCAGTTGAAACAAGAGAacactggaggaacacaacatgttgcctcatcTTGTGTGAACTTCGACAGAGTTTGATTCAATAATTATGAAGGAAGGCAAGCCAAATAGCTTCAAGCTTCAGTCACCTCTAGCCCACAAACGTGACATTGCAACATACTCTacaatgctactccaaaaatttGTCACagaataatttctcctttagccTTCACCCAAGCATGTGATATCCTGGAGGGATACAGATGTGTCACACTGTTTCTTGCCTGTTCCATGCCAAGAATATGTTCCCTTTCAGAACATAATCTGCCCCCCACCAGACTGTTGACCATGTAGCACGCTAATCCGTCTACGTAGCGTGTTCCATCAGGAGACATCCATTCCGCCATGTGTTCCAGTATtcaaggagattgtggctgatctgTAATACAACTCCATCTACCCACCTTTCCTCCTTATGCCCTGAGCATCCTcagcaaaaattaaccatcagaTTTGTTATTTTTAATGAAGTTAGCACACTGTCTTTGTGCTCTGAGCTCCACGCGTCTCCCATGTCTTGTGTCAAGAAGTTCTTTTCCGTAATATCTCCCTGAATAGAGTGGCAGAGGTTTTATGAATCCTTCTGTATCCCAAACAGGATATGTCTACCTACCTTATTAATCCTTTCAAAGTCAACAACGTCAGCCCTttcaaaaatgcaaacacgaggaaatctgcagatgctggaatttcaagcaacacacacaagaattgctggtgaatgcagcaggccaggcagcatctccaggaagaggtacagtcgacgttttgggccgagacccttcgtcaggactaactgaaagaagaggtagcaagagatttgaaagtgggaaggggagggggagggggagatccaaaatgataggagaagacaggagggggagggatggagcttcgagctgaaaagttgattggcaaaagggatatgagaggatcatgggacaggaggcctagggagaaagaagccCTTACTCTTTAATCAACTAGGGAACATACGCCTGGGTTGTGTTATCTGTCTTCATCAGATAGCCCTCGATAAGATTCTTGCAGCTCGGTATTATGCTCCTTCCAATGCACGGATCCTCCTTTGTCAGATAACATTCTCATACCTGTGTAATATTACAGATGTTCTGCCAGATACTTATAATGATAAGTGGGTTACGGAAGCAAGCAGCTAAAGGGAGGTGACAGAAACAAGTTCCTCTAGTCAGATTTTGTAAACTGTTATCAAACCTCGTTAACTGGCTGAAATATATAGAGCATGAGAAATAGAAGCCAAGCTGGGTCACTTGGCACCTTGTACTTGCACGTCATTTTAATTGTTGATTTTTTTCTCCACCTCACTTCTTACCTCCACTAACCCCATTTCCCATGAATCCCATAATATCTGGGAGAATAGAGACTGCAGAATGCAAATTAAAGGCAAGTCACAGggtcataggaaagtacagcacagaaataggccattcaacccatctagtccatgccaaaccatttaaactgcttacttctATCAAGACCTGCACCGGGAGCATCGCCCTCCATATCtctaccacccatgtacctattcaaacttctcttaaatgttgaaattgagctggtatacactacttgtgctggcagctcattccacactctcacaacccactgagtgaaaaagtttgccctcatgttccccttaaatttttcaccttttatccttaacacatgacctctggttgtagtcccacccaatgtcagtgggaaaagcctacttgcatttaccctatctatacccctcgtaattttgtatgtttctatcaaatctcctctcaatcttctacatttcaaggaataaagtcctaacctattcaatctttccttataagtcagatccttcagacccagcaacatacttgtaatttttcagtgtactctttcaaccttattgacatctttcctgtagataggtgaccaaagctgcacacaatcctccaaattaggcctcaccaacgtcttataccacttcaacataacatcccatctcctgtactcaacactttgatttatgaaggccaatgtgccgaaagctgtctttatcaccctatctacctgtgatgccactttcaacaaattatggacctgtattcctagatccctttgttctactacaatCCTGCATGCTCTACTGTtccctgtgtaagacctaccctggttggttctgccgaagtgcaaaacctcgcacttgtctgcattaaattccatctgccatttttcagcccgtttttccagctggtccagatcccattgcaaaCTATGATAgaacttcctcactgtccactaaagCCCCAGTCTTCGTGTCATCCACgattttgctgatccagttcaccacattattatccagatcgttgatgtagctgacaaacaacaacagacccagcactgatccctacggtactctactagtcacaggcctcctgtcagagaggcaaccatcagcTACCGTTTCTgctacaaagccaatgtctaatccaatttactatctcatcttgaatgctgagcgactgaaacATTCTGACCAATTTCCCAtgggggatcttgtcaaatgccttattaaaatccatgtggacaacatccactgccttgccttcatcaactttcctggtaacttccttggaaAACTCTATAACACATGAAGCCATgccgactatccttaatcagtccaggtctatccaaatacttacatatctggtCCTTCAAAATACCATCCAATACCTACATTCTTTTTCATTCATTGTTAATTGTCAATCCAAATATTCTTTTAATAATATCTTATCACCTATAAGTCTGTGCTCAAGCTGTGATTTTATGTCATCCTGAAAATTCAATCAACAGAAATCAAAATAAGTGTCTAAAAATGTTAATTGTATTtaccaaaatattaaaaataaagagCTTATTTCATTATCCCTACCAATATCACACCCTGATCAGTTAAACATTCAATATTTTGTAATATATTGTGCACCTGCTTAAATGGTAGAAGGTACATGTTATATTCTCTGGTATGAGTATCAGAATGGATGATCCTTGCATGCTGCTTCATCTCACCCCAGCCCTTTTCTATTTAAAATTTTCAGACACCAGAACTTGTAAGCTGAAACATATTAAAAAGAAAGTCAGGCATCTTCCTCTGTGTAATGAACTCTTTGGGCCGTGCGAGGGGCCAGAGACAGTTGGCCTccaaggtttttagagcacctgaaatgGTTAACTGTTGTTTAATAAGAGTTATTAATCAACGAGGGCTCCTTATGTTTTTCTCAAGCAACCCACTCTTTGTAATGAGGTCTCCTGGCGCTTTCTTTTAAACttgataagtttattttgataggctcatgGGGTTCCAAGCTATTTGCATTGTTTAAGTGGATGGCCAAATAGCGCTAATCACAGGGTCCTTGTTTTGAGAATGTTGCGTCTTGTGCATCGCTCAGCCGGGCCaccgatgttctgttggaattcttatgaataaactctggtcACCATCTCTgcattggagtctgtctttcctccacacttggATTCTGACATTGCCAGTGCACATTGTCCCCCACTGGTTATAAGGCCTCTCAATGTTGGTGTCTCTGTTATTCATTTTCGAGATGAGCTTGCTTACTGGATTCACAGATCTATCAGTTATTAAAAGTAGTGTGAATGATCTAATCTTTTAAGCCACCAATATTGAACATAAATCGCAGATTTTCTCTCTATTTCACAATTTTTTCCCCCTTCTGTGTGTTAACTATTACAATTTGGCTGTTCTCCAAATCGCTAATTGCCCATGGAGAGTTGCTGGTGAGCAGACTTCCTGAACTGTTTCAGTTCCTGTGGTGAAGGTATCACCACCCTACTGCCACAGACAAAGCTCCAGCATCCAAACGGAATGGGGGTGAAGGAACTGCCATATATTTCCAATTCATCCTATGTGCATCTGTTTTGGCTGCTTTCCTGCACAGTGCATCTGAGTGACACCTTcgaaaaaataatgaaaatatcaAGGCGAACTGCAACTTCATCATATTAGCTTAGTTCTGACTGGGGTTCAATCGCCAAACTCGCGGCAGAATGCACAAGCTGCAGGAATTTTAAACTTTGTGCATATCTGTAAACCTTGCAAGGTTCACTCTTCATATTCTGTAGTAGGGATAATGTCTGGTTCCTCCTCCTGTTCATTTTGTTTATTTAACATAGCATCAAGTATGATAGTCCGAAAGAATGCAACAGGATAATGGTGGGCAAACACAATCACCACTGACTTGCTTGTAAGACTAACTATATGGAATAGATTTATCCAATCTGTTTAGTTAGAGGATACCTTATTTGGTATTGGTATaggtatattattgtcacatgcagcaagatacagtgaaaagcctgccTTGCATatttgtttatacagatcaagtcattacacaatACATTGAGCTGggacaaggaaaaacaataactaATGTAAAAACTACTGAAGAAGTACAGTGCAGATAAACGATAAAGtagaagatcataatgaggtagattgtgaggccgtTCCATGATTTAGTTCGATTCATAGTTCTTCCAAATCAGAAAGTGCAACAGTAGATTCCTaaagatagaacagtacagcacagtgtgggcctttggcccacgatgttgtgtcgaCCTTTAAACCCactccaatttaacccttccttcctacatagccctccatttgtcttccatccatgtgcctatccaagagcttcttaaatgttcccaatgtgtCTGCCTCTGCCACAACCGCTGACACTCACCACTCCCCGTGTAcataacttacccctgacttctccccCCTATAATTCCCTCCAAtagccttaaaattatgcttcctcatattagccatttccacccttggggaaaaagtctctggctctccacttgatctatgcctccgatcatcttgtacacataaAACAGGAAGTTGCTACATAGAATCCCCAAACATAGATGGCAGAACTTCAGGAAGAGCTGGTGATTGAACTTGCGTTGATAAATGAGTAGCCTTACTACTGTTAAAAAAATAACACCAGAATTTCCAGTTACTCCTGAATATGTTTGCATTTCAATCACATTCTCATTAGTTTAAAGATCAGGGGACACAGTTTTCAAATACTGGGCAATAGACATAATGAATATGTAAGAGGCAAAAAGACTATTTTACTCATAGAATGCCTATGATCTAGAATTCACTTCTTCAAAACATAATCAATCAGTGCTTTTGACAAGTAATTGGATAAGTGCTTGAGAAAGAATAATTTGCAAagccaaacacaagagattctgcagctgctggaaatccagagcaacgcacacaaaatgctggaggaactcagcaggtcaggtggcatctgtggaaatgaataaacagttgacttttgggccaagacccttcatcgggactctgatgaaggatcttggcctgaaaaatcaactgtttatttccctccacatttGCAAAGCTACGAGGAAATAGCTGGGGAATGAGAATGCTGGGATTCCTCTACCAGAAGGTGGCATAGATTTGAGGTCTGAATGATTCTTGAAATGTTGTAGCACAGAGAAAGGCCGTTCAGCGGCAGCATCTGAAACATCAAAAGCAGAGCGTGAGGAAATGAAATATCTCGCTGAACGGACTGCAAGTGGCGTCTTGCATCTGATTGATAAGGAACAGATAGAGGAACTATTGAATAGTTTGTGTGGTAGCAGCAGATTATGGACTGAAAATGATAATGCATGGGGACATACTATCAGAGCCTGAGGTGTGACTTTTAGCAGACACTCATCAATTCAGTTTTAACATTTTTTACCCTTTATTTAGCACCCAGGCTTTTCTGTGTCTCGTATGTGGTGAAGTGGAGCCAAGGGCTATAAACACCGAGGTCAGAAACAAAATTCAGATGAGAGCTAACCAACCTAGTGGCCTGGACAATGCTTTTAGCTGGCAGCACATCCTTGAAAGATTTATGAACgaaaactgtcaaagaactgGCTGATGGGGGTGGCAAACTGCATCTAGCCTCCTGGGCCTGGAAACAATTTTGAACCAGACTGTAGCATGTCATGAGAGGCTCTAATGCTACAGCTCATCTCTGCTGAGCATGATTTATGTAGCCAATCCTTTATCAGGTTGCCTGCTCTGTTGGGAGTTAGTTTTCCACTTACTTTAATCATTCTGAGTCCCCATATATTCCAG encodes the following:
- the LOC134352281 gene encoding keratin-associated protein 10-3-like, yielding MLSDPSPVASVCSPARALVPQCAVQPEPCRLSVLSDPSPFTSVCSPARALVPQCALGPEPFHLSMLSSPSPVTSVCSPARALSPQYALQPEPCRLSVLSDPSPGASVCCPARALSPQCALQPKPCRLSVLSSPSPVASVCSPARALSPQCAVQPEPCLLSVLSSPSPVASVCSPARALVPQCAVQPEPCRVSVLSDPSPVTSVCSPARALVPQCAVQPEPCHLSVLSDLSPVASVCSPARALSRQCVLQPEPCLLSVLSSPSPVTSVCSRTRALSPQCALGPGPVTSVCSPARALSPRFSPHLTFPVRLGSA